GCCATCCCTCCAGCCATTTTTTGCAGCTCGTTTGAAATCATTATCTGCAGGAACGGCTTCCTGCACGACTTTCCTTTTAGAGGGGAACCAAGCAAAGAATTTTGACAGCATAGAAGCTTTTGTCTATAGAGGGTTGCCAGGGATAAGCTTGTGATAGTTATAGAGAGGTAGCTTGGGGGGATAAGAGGATCCTTCTGGCCAAATAAGCCAACCTGTTTATGAGAATCGGATTGATGTTTTCCGGACAAGGGGCTCAGACTGTCGGCATGGGGGAGGACATTTGTCAGGAATTCCCCAACGCCTTGATGCTATTCCAAAAGGCCGATTGTATCTTGGGATACCCACTCTCAAGGATTGCATTCAAAGGCCCAGCCGAGGAATTGATGCGAACCACTGTTTGCCAGCCCGCCCTCTATGTGCACGGACTGGCTCTCTTGGCAGCAGTGCGGAGCGCCGTTCCTCGTTTTCAAATTGCCGCTGCAGCAGGTCTATCGCTCGGTGAATTCACTGCTCATGCAGCTGCAGGGACGTTCGATTTTGAAACGGGTTTGAGATTGGTCTCACGGCGGGCAGGTTTCATGCGAGAGGCCTGCGAACGGACAAAAGGAAGGATGGCGGCGATAATTGGGGCCGAGGAGGATTCTGTTCGGGATTTAGCCGCTGTCGCGAATGTAGACATAGCTAATTTCAACTGTCCTGGCCAGATTATCCTCTCTGGTGCAGAGCCAAAAATGGCCCTCGCAATTTCCTTAGCCAAAAAGTACGGCGCTCGTAAAGTGGTGGCACTCCACGTAGACGGAGCCTTTCATTCTCGTTTAATGGAATCCGCCCGACAAAGCTTTCAAGATGAGTTACAATTTGTTCCCATGGACTCCCCATCTGTTCCAGTAGTTTGCAATGCAGATGCCCGTCCGGTTTTTGACCCCGA
This DNA window, taken from Candidatus Xiphinematobacter sp., encodes the following:
- the fabD gene encoding ACP S-malonyltransferase translates to MRIGLMFSGQGAQTVGMGEDICQEFPNALMLFQKADCILGYPLSRIAFKGPAEELMRTTVCQPALYVHGLALLAAVRSAVPRFQIAAAAGLSLGEFTAHAAAGTFDFETGLRLVSRRAGFMREACERTKGRMAAIIGAEEDSVRDLAAVANVDIANFNCPGQIILSGAEPKMALAISLAKKYGARKVVALHVDGAFHSRLMESARQSFQDELQFVPMDSPSVPVVCNADARPVFDPEAIRSALAKQLVSSVRWMQSVECLLDHLQCNLLLELGPGDVLASLAKRIRKGTPMLSIYNRLSLQKALEILDYCSSP